One part of the Bacillota bacterium genome encodes these proteins:
- a CDS encoding DUF933 domain-containing protein, with product MRLGLVSLPMAGKSTILAAASAWGRLATPRAGEVAAKAAHTAAPGPGAGVAVARIPDARVDWLAEQYHPKKVTHATTEWVELPKLAPAGVPAIHKLDAVVFVVRAFDPGQSTVPHPEGRVDPAADFERLWQEWVLLDWTQVQNRMDRLKSAPSVPRAQRRDVERELDILERCLKALEAGTALRHAGLSDGDVASLRGYSLVTFRPALVAVSCDESQIGQASFPGRETLERQTAGRAEAVVPVAARLELELAELDDESRAAFIKELGITLPVGVERLGRAAYDACGFIAFLTAGEDEVRAWTITRGTVARDAAGKVHSDMARGFIRAEVVAFEDLKRVGSLARAREAGLLRLEGKDYVVQDGDVIEFRFNV from the coding sequence TTGCGTCTCGGGCTCGTCAGTCTTCCCATGGCAGGAAAGTCCACCATCCTGGCCGCGGCTTCGGCCTGGGGGCGCCTTGCCACCCCCCGGGCGGGAGAGGTCGCCGCGAAGGCCGCTCACACCGCCGCACCCGGCCCCGGCGCGGGAGTGGCCGTGGCACGCATTCCCGATGCCCGGGTGGACTGGCTTGCGGAGCAGTACCACCCGAAGAAGGTAACCCACGCCACCACCGAGTGGGTCGAACTCCCGAAGCTCGCCCCGGCCGGGGTGCCCGCCATCCACAAGCTGGATGCCGTGGTGTTCGTGGTGCGGGCGTTCGACCCCGGCCAGAGCACGGTGCCGCACCCGGAAGGGCGCGTCGACCCCGCCGCCGACTTCGAGCGGCTCTGGCAGGAATGGGTTTTGCTGGACTGGACGCAGGTGCAAAACCGCATGGATCGCCTCAAGTCGGCACCGTCCGTCCCCAGAGCGCAGCGGCGGGACGTGGAGCGGGAACTGGACATCCTGGAGCGCTGCCTCAAGGCGCTGGAAGCCGGCACGGCCCTGCGGCACGCCGGCCTGTCGGACGGCGACGTGGCCAGCTTGCGGGGCTACTCGCTCGTCACCTTTCGTCCGGCCCTGGTCGCGGTTAGCTGCGACGAAAGCCAGATCGGCCAGGCGAGCTTCCCCGGGCGCGAGACCCTGGAGCGGCAGACCGCCGGCCGGGCCGAGGCCGTCGTCCCGGTGGCCGCCAGGCTCGAACTGGAACTCGCCGAGCTCGACGACGAGTCCCGAGCCGCCTTCATAAAGGAACTCGGCATCACCCTGCCCGTCGGCGTGGAACGCCTGGGGCGGGCCGCCTACGACGCGTGCGGCTTCATCGCGTTCCTTACGGCCGGCGAGGACGAGGTGCGGGCGTGGACCATCACGCGGGGGACGGTGGCCAGGGATGCCGCCGGCAAGGTGCACTCGGACATGGCCCGCGGCTTCATCCGGGCCGAGGTGGTGGCCTTCGAGGACCTAAAGCGCGTGGGGTCGCTCGCGAGGGCCCGGGAGGCGGGGCTTCTGCGGCTCGAGGGCAAGGACTACGTGGTTCAGGACGGCGACGTCATCGAGTTCCGGTTCAACGTGTGA
- a CDS encoding (Fe-S)-binding protein has product MKSAPGGRVTGSSADPLSDAAEFAYHCIRCGFCLPACPTYGETLLETESPRGRIALVRAAAEGVLPIAEIAPHLDLCIGCRACEAACPAGVPYGQLLEHARAAIEQSVARPIWERAARRLGIGWALGSPRMLKLAAFTLWLYQASGLRKLVRASRLLRLISPAAAELESVLPTLRPPWQRRPAGGLATSRVANPARRPRVAFFLGCVQEVALDSVSRAAMRVLEAAGFEVVVPEGQGCCGAVHAHAGQLDRARDQAKRNIQAFEQVGADWIVNIAGGCGAALKEYPSLLAHGPGGLPASGHAGASEGSAPPGASAASGRSGSDGWVERARRFSERVRDFSELLADAPLPPMGPLEGVVTYQDSCHLRHVQKIADPPRRLLRRIPGLEYVELPEADRCCGAGGIYNLTEPAMSGQVLERKMAHVRSTGATIVAVANTPCHLQMLVGVRRSGLDRRGVQVRHIAELLDEAIARGRGEGAHAKGGTAG; this is encoded by the coding sequence ATGAAGAGCGCCCCGGGAGGCCGCGTGACGGGCTCATCGGCCGATCCGCTCTCGGACGCGGCGGAGTTCGCCTACCACTGCATCCGCTGCGGCTTCTGCCTGCCGGCCTGTCCGACCTACGGCGAGACGCTGCTGGAGACGGAGAGTCCCCGAGGGCGGATTGCGCTGGTGCGCGCGGCGGCCGAGGGCGTGCTCCCGATCGCGGAGATCGCACCGCACCTGGACCTGTGCATCGGCTGCCGTGCGTGCGAGGCGGCCTGCCCGGCGGGGGTGCCGTACGGGCAGCTCCTCGAGCATGCCCGGGCGGCCATCGAGCAGAGCGTGGCGAGGCCCATCTGGGAGCGCGCAGCCCGGAGGCTGGGTATCGGGTGGGCGCTGGGTTCTCCACGGATGCTGAAGCTTGCGGCCTTTACGCTGTGGCTTTATCAGGCAAGCGGGTTGCGGAAGCTCGTGCGGGCGAGCCGGCTGCTGCGTCTCATCTCGCCGGCCGCGGCGGAGCTGGAAAGCGTGCTGCCAACGCTGCGCCCGCCGTGGCAGCGCCGGCCCGCAGGGGGCCTTGCCACGAGCAGGGTGGCCAACCCGGCCAGGCGCCCCAGGGTTGCCTTCTTCCTCGGGTGCGTGCAGGAGGTGGCCCTGGACAGCGTGAGCCGGGCTGCGATGCGCGTGCTGGAGGCGGCGGGCTTCGAGGTGGTGGTGCCGGAAGGCCAGGGCTGCTGCGGGGCCGTGCACGCCCACGCGGGGCAATTGGATAGGGCGCGCGATCAGGCGAAGCGAAACATTCAAGCCTTCGAGCAGGTGGGCGCGGACTGGATTGTCAACATCGCGGGCGGCTGCGGGGCTGCGCTGAAGGAGTACCCGTCCCTTCTGGCGCACGGGCCCGGCGGCCTCCCTGCATCCGGCCACGCCGGCGCATCCGAAGGCTCCGCCCCGCCCGGCGCGTCCGCGGCATCCGGCCGCAGCGGGAGCGACGGGTGGGTCGAGCGCGCCCGGCGATTCTCCGAGCGCGTCCGGGACTTCAGCGAGCTCCTGGCGGACGCGCCGCTGCCGCCGATGGGGCCCCTCGAAGGGGTCGTCACCTACCAGGACTCGTGCCACCTGCGCCACGTCCAGAAGATCGCCGATCCGCCCAGGCGGCTTTTGCGCCGCATCCCGGGCCTTGAGTACGTGGAACTGCCGGAGGCCGACCGGTGCTGCGGGGCGGGCGGGATCTACAACCTCACCGAGCCGGCGATGAGCGGTCAGGTGCTGGAACGCAAGATGGCCCACGTCCGTTCGACGGGTGCGACCATCGTGGCGGTGGCCAACACGCCGTGCCATTTGCAGATGCTGGTGGGCGTCCGGCGAAGCGGCCTGGACCGCCGGGGCGTGCAGGTGCGCCACATCGCCGAGCTTCTGGACGAGGCCATCGCGCGGGGGCGCGGAGAAGGGGCTCACGCCAAAGGGGGGACGGCGGGGTGA
- a CDS encoding FAD-linked oxidase C-terminal domain-containing protein, which yields MAASMQGFIQALRQALGPGAVVSDAAGLATYGYDATPAHRGRPDVVVFPASTAEVQQVVRLAARYRVPIVPRGSGTNLSGGTVPASGGAVVALSRMNRILEVDEANLTATVEPGVLTAQLHREVEQRGLFYPPDPGSMAISTIGGNIAENAGGLRGLKYGVTGDYVMGLEVVLAGGDVMEVGGKNVKDVAGYDLVRLFVGSEGTLGIVTRATLKLLPLPEFRRVAVATFRELEAAAASVSAIIRARIIPATLEFLDRGTLEAVEAFAHVGLPTGVEAMLLMAQDGPREAVDRDVERMAAICREQGALDVQVAASPEEGDRLMAARRYALSALARQRPTTILEDATVPRSRLAEMVRAIQAAARRHGVEICTFGHAGDGNLHPTCLTDEKDATEMERVEAAFEEIFAAAIELGGTITGEHGVGLAKREYLGWRLSPAAMGVMRAIKQALDPQGLLNPGKVLGERTRPRRVVRSA from the coding sequence ATGGCAGCGTCAATGCAGGGTTTCATCCAGGCGCTGCGGCAGGCTCTGGGGCCCGGCGCCGTGGTGAGCGATGCGGCGGGGCTGGCCACGTACGGCTACGACGCCACCCCAGCGCATCGGGGGCGCCCCGACGTGGTGGTCTTCCCGGCCAGCACGGCCGAGGTGCAGCAGGTGGTGAGGCTGGCGGCCCGGTACCGGGTGCCCATCGTGCCCAGGGGCAGCGGCACCAACCTGAGCGGGGGCACGGTCCCGGCCTCGGGTGGCGCAGTGGTGGCGCTTTCGCGGATGAACCGCATTCTCGAAGTGGACGAGGCCAACTTGACCGCCACCGTGGAGCCCGGGGTCCTCACGGCTCAGCTTCACCGGGAGGTGGAGCAGCGGGGGCTCTTCTACCCGCCGGATCCCGGCAGCATGGCCATCTCGACCATCGGCGGCAACATCGCAGAAAACGCCGGCGGGCTGCGGGGACTCAAGTACGGGGTGACGGGCGACTACGTGATGGGGCTCGAAGTGGTGCTCGCGGGCGGCGACGTGATGGAGGTCGGCGGCAAGAACGTCAAGGACGTCGCTGGCTACGACCTCGTGCGGCTGTTCGTGGGCTCGGAGGGGACGCTGGGTATCGTGACCCGGGCCACGCTGAAGCTTTTGCCGCTGCCGGAGTTCCGCCGGGTGGCCGTGGCCACCTTCCGGGAGCTGGAGGCTGCGGCCGCCAGCGTGTCGGCCATCATAAGAGCCCGCATCATCCCCGCCACGCTCGAGTTCCTTGACCGCGGGACGCTCGAAGCGGTGGAGGCGTTCGCCCACGTGGGCCTTCCCACGGGCGTGGAAGCCATGCTGCTGATGGCGCAGGACGGGCCGCGGGAAGCCGTGGACCGTGACGTAGAGAGGATGGCGGCCATCTGCCGGGAGCAGGGAGCGCTCGACGTGCAGGTGGCAGCATCTCCCGAAGAGGGCGACCGGCTGATGGCGGCCCGCCGCTACGCGCTGTCGGCGCTGGCACGGCAGCGGCCCACCACCATCCTCGAGGACGCCACCGTGCCGCGCTCGCGGCTCGCAGAAATGGTGCGGGCCATCCAGGCAGCCGCCCGGCGCCACGGGGTCGAGATCTGCACGTTCGGCCACGCCGGGGACGGAAATCTGCACCCCACGTGCCTGACGGACGAAAAGGACGCGACCGAAATGGAGCGGGTGGAGGCCGCTTTCGAGGAGATCTTCGCGGCGGCCATCGAACTCGGCGGCACCATCACGGGCGAGCACGGGGTCGGGCTCGCCAAGCGGGAGTACCTGGGGTGGCGGTTGAGCCCGGCGGCCATGGGCGTGATGCGGGCAATCAAGCAGGCCCTGGATCCGCAGGGGCTGCTGAACCCCGGCAAGGTGCTGGGCGAGCGCACCCGACCGCGCCGGGTGGTGCGCTCCGCATGA
- a CDS encoding thioesterase family protein, translated as MSGGDANREPSTEPIAFHFSIEEDVRFRDLDALGHVNNAVYLTYFEQARIAYFQHLGWTWPQRAEEWFFILAEARCTYRSAARLGERLRISVAVSDVGRSSFRMRYRIAEVSAGRLVAEGETVQVAYDYEQHRSVPLPDDVRRRLAEFEGRPEWLPTV; from the coding sequence GTGAGCGGCGGGGACGCCAATCGGGAGCCCTCTACCGAACCGATCGCCTTTCACTTCAGCATCGAAGAGGACGTGCGCTTCCGCGACCTCGACGCCCTGGGCCACGTCAACAACGCCGTCTACCTCACCTATTTCGAGCAGGCGCGCATCGCCTACTTCCAGCATCTGGGGTGGACCTGGCCGCAGCGGGCAGAAGAGTGGTTCTTCATCCTGGCAGAGGCGCGCTGCACGTACCGCTCGGCCGCCCGTCTCGGCGAGCGGCTGCGCATCTCGGTCGCGGTCAGCGACGTGGGGCGCAGCAGCTTCCGCATGCGCTACCGGATCGCCGAGGTGAGCGCCGGGCGGCTCGTGGCGGAAGGTGAGACGGTGCAGGTCGCCTACGACTACGAGCAGCACCGTTCCGTGCCGCTCCCGGACGACGTGCGCCGGCGGCTTGCCGAGTTCGAGGGCCGCCCGGAGTGGCTTCCGACCGTGTGA